A DNA window from Centropristis striata isolate RG_2023a ecotype Rhode Island chromosome 10, C.striata_1.0, whole genome shotgun sequence contains the following coding sequences:
- the LOC131979424 gene encoding uncharacterized protein LOC131979424 isoform X2: MPIRSNGGQIQVKPVIPDAGTSYGSDTGIPVVPSTSKGQMPLKETSGSANSMKTLPKKKKKKLDDQAEPHNQESTHLTMSTKNYCYICGQPQSKISRHLKTHTTHAEVVHVFSLPYHSKERKILLEKMRNKGNFRHNTAVLQGGTGPLKVKRKPKAKAVAGKFVHCMYCQGMYLRKELWRHARRCPCKPEDGDLEKEPGRTKVLGLAVAQESASCHQISAGVWKLLSAMKQDEVASAVRNDLSIIQFAQSLYNRHGQDPTKYEYMRQKLREVGRLLLCLRTDFSVHNLEEAVKPANFQRVVQAVKKVSGFDEEKHSYGTPSLALKLGHTLHKVCDIIHCRALMAEHEELIKSTDTFKKLYSSKWSEMVSHSALNTLSDAKYNKPSTLPFTEDVRILHQYLEKSAESAFCNLKEKATTQNYAQLAKVTLAQIIVFNRRRAGEVSKMRLKSFHERDNTKLHEDVAMGLSKTEQKLCNYFSRIEIMGKRGRKVAVLLTPRMVDALSLLTSQRTECGVCATNIFLFARPKSMTHYRGQDCLRVHASQCGAKHPEHLRSTQLRKHVATLSQVLNLKNNELDQVADFLGHDIRVHRDFYRLPVPTTQLAKISKLLLSMEKGHLSSMQGKSLDEIEIEGEIALSDTEAKDSDSESDGSGTEFTECDTSEAVDAATDSTATEQVHDAADLAVSSVTSTVNETAPLSERQDAGQDHESRRVPKKVWSKPEVAAVMRHFRGHICKGKLATKNECSHCKLVEGPALAQRTVQNIRDFVRNRGIAAKRQSQKEKL, from the exons ATGCCTATTCGGTCTAACGGTGGACAGATTCAGGTAAAACCAGTAATACCTGATGCTGGGACATCTTATGGGTCAGACACAGGCATCCCAGTTGTGCCCAGTACATCAAAAGGTCAAATGCCCCTTAAAGAAACATCAGGCTCTGCAAATTCTATGAAAACCttgccaaagaagaagaagaaaaagctaGATGATCAAGCAGAGCCTCACAACCAAGAATCAACACATTTGACTATGAGTACTAAAAATTACTGTTACATTTGTGGTCAACCACAAAGCAAAATTTCTCGCCACTTGAAGACACACACTACACATGCAGAAGTTGTACATGTTTTTTCCCTGCCTTACCACTCAAAGGAGCGTAAAATATTGTTAGAAAAAATGAGGAATAAGGGAAACTTTAGACATAATACTGCTGTTTTACAAGGCGGAACAGGCCCGCTGAAAGTAAAGAGAAAACCAAAGGCTAAAGCAGTGGCAGGAAAGTTTGTTCACTGTATGTACTGTCAAGGGATGTACCTCCGGAAAGAGCTTTGGAGACATGCCCGCAGATGCCCCTGCAAGCCAGAAGATGGAGATTTGGAAAAAGAACCTGGGAGGACCAAAGTACTGGGTTTGGCTGTCGCTCAAGAGTCTGCATCTTGTCACCAGATCTCAGCTGGAGTTTGGAAGCTCCTTAGTGCCATGAAACAGGATGAGGTTGCCTCAGCTGTGAGAAATGACCTCTCTATTATTCAGTTTGCCCAGTCACTCTACAACAGACATGGACAAGACCCTACAAAGTATGAATACATGCGACAGAAGCTTCGTGAAGTGGGGCGTTTGTTGTTATGTCTGCGCACAGACTTCTCAGTACATAACCTGGAGGAGGCTGTTAAACCTGCTAACTTCCAGAGGGTTGTGCAAGCTGTAAAGAAAGTTTCTGGTTTTGATGAAGAAAAACACTCATATGGAACACCAAGCCTTGCATTGAAATTGGGGCACACATTGCACAAAGTTTGTGACATTATCCACTGTAGGGCCCTCATGGCAGAACATGAAGAACTGATCAAGTCCACTGACACATTCAAGAAGTTGTACTCCTCCAAGTGGTCTGAGATGGTGTCTCACAGTGCCTTGAACACACTGAGTGATGCAAAGTACAACAAGCCATCAACTTTACCCTTCACTGAGGATGTTCGCATTCTTCACCAGTACCTTGAGAAATCTGCAGAAAGTGCCTTTTGCAACTTAAAGGAGAAGGCCACGACTCAGAACTATGCACAACTTGCAAAAGTTACACTTGCACAAATCATTGTGTTCAATCGAAGACGAGCTGGGGAGGTTTCAAAAATGCGCCTCAAAAGTTTCCATGAAAGAGACAACACAAAGCTCCATGAAGATGTTGCCATGGGTTTGTCAAAGACTGAACAGAAGCTTTGCAACTATTTCAGCCGAATCGAAATCATGGGGAAAAGGGGCAGAAAGGTTGCAGTTCTGCTAACACCAAGGATGGTGGATGCTCTCTCACTACTGACCAGTCAAAGGACTGAGTGTGGTGTTTGTGCCACAAATATCTTCCTGTTTGCAAGACCTAAATCAATGACCCATTACAGAGGGCAGGACTGTTTGCGTGTTCATGCAAGCCAGTGTGGAGCAAAGCACCCTGAGCATCTCAGGTCGACACAACTAAGGAAACATGTTGCAACACTCTCTCAGGTCcttaatttgaaaaacaatgAACTTGATCAGGTCGCAGATTTCCTGGGACACGACATCCGTGTTCACCGCGACTTCTACAGATTACCAGTTCCCACAACACAGCTGGCCAAGATTTCTAAACTGCTTTTATCAATGGAGAAAGGACATCTTTCCAGCATGCAGGGAAAATCCCTGGATGAGATTGAAATAGAAG GTGAAATCGCATTAAGTGACACTGAGGCCAAAGACAGTGACAGTGAATCTGATGGCAGTGGCACAGAATTCACAGAGTGTGACACTAGTGAGGCTGTGGATGCTGCAACCGACTCTACAGCTACGGAGCAGGTCCATGATGCTGCAGATTTAG CAGTGTCATCAGTGACGTCCACAGTGAATGAGACTGCCCCTCTCTCTGAAA GACAAGATGCTGGTCAAGACCATGAGTCCAGAAGAGTGCCAAAGAAAGTGTGGTCTAAGCCTGAGGTTGCTGCAGTTATGCGGCATTTCAGAGGTCACATTTGTAAAGGAAAACTGGCCACCAAAAATGAATGTAGTCATTGCAAGCTGGTAGAAGGCCCTGCATTAGCACAAAGAACAGTGCAAAATATAAGGGACTTTGTCAGAAACAGAGGaatagctgcaaagagacagtcACAGAAAGAGAAGCTATAA
- the LOC131979424 gene encoding uncharacterized protein LOC131979424 isoform X1: MPIRSNGGQIQVKPVIPDAGTSYGSDTGIPVVPSTSKGQMPLKETSGSANSMKTLPKKKKKKLDDQAEPHNQESTHLTMSTKNYCYICGQPQSKISRHLKTHTTHAEVVHVFSLPYHSKERKILLEKMRNKGNFRHNTAVLQGGTGPLKVKRKPKAKAVAGKFVHCMYCQGMYLRKELWRHARRCPCKPEDGDLEKEPGRTKVLGLAVAQESASCHQISAGVWKLLSAMKQDEVASAVRNDLSIIQFAQSLYNRHGQDPTKYEYMRQKLREVGRLLLCLRTDFSVHNLEEAVKPANFQRVVQAVKKVSGFDEEKHSYGTPSLALKLGHTLHKVCDIIHCRALMAEHEELIKSTDTFKKLYSSKWSEMVSHSALNTLSDAKYNKPSTLPFTEDVRILHQYLEKSAESAFCNLKEKATTQNYAQLAKVTLAQIIVFNRRRAGEVSKMRLKSFHERDNTKLHEDVAMGLSKTEQKLCNYFSRIEIMGKRGRKVAVLLTPRMVDALSLLTSQRTECGVCATNIFLFARPKSMTHYRGQDCLRVHASQCGAKHPEHLRSTQLRKHVATLSQVLNLKNNELDQVADFLGHDIRVHRDFYRLPVPTTQLAKISKLLLSMEKGHLSSMQGKSLDEIEIEGEIALSDTEAKDSDSESDGSGTEFTECDTSEAVDAATDSTATEQVHDAADLEAVSSVTSTVNETAPLSERQDAGQDHESRRVPKKVWSKPEVAAVMRHFRGHICKGKLATKNECSHCKLVEGPALAQRTVQNIRDFVRNRGIAAKRQSQKEKL, translated from the exons ATGCCTATTCGGTCTAACGGTGGACAGATTCAGGTAAAACCAGTAATACCTGATGCTGGGACATCTTATGGGTCAGACACAGGCATCCCAGTTGTGCCCAGTACATCAAAAGGTCAAATGCCCCTTAAAGAAACATCAGGCTCTGCAAATTCTATGAAAACCttgccaaagaagaagaagaaaaagctaGATGATCAAGCAGAGCCTCACAACCAAGAATCAACACATTTGACTATGAGTACTAAAAATTACTGTTACATTTGTGGTCAACCACAAAGCAAAATTTCTCGCCACTTGAAGACACACACTACACATGCAGAAGTTGTACATGTTTTTTCCCTGCCTTACCACTCAAAGGAGCGTAAAATATTGTTAGAAAAAATGAGGAATAAGGGAAACTTTAGACATAATACTGCTGTTTTACAAGGCGGAACAGGCCCGCTGAAAGTAAAGAGAAAACCAAAGGCTAAAGCAGTGGCAGGAAAGTTTGTTCACTGTATGTACTGTCAAGGGATGTACCTCCGGAAAGAGCTTTGGAGACATGCCCGCAGATGCCCCTGCAAGCCAGAAGATGGAGATTTGGAAAAAGAACCTGGGAGGACCAAAGTACTGGGTTTGGCTGTCGCTCAAGAGTCTGCATCTTGTCACCAGATCTCAGCTGGAGTTTGGAAGCTCCTTAGTGCCATGAAACAGGATGAGGTTGCCTCAGCTGTGAGAAATGACCTCTCTATTATTCAGTTTGCCCAGTCACTCTACAACAGACATGGACAAGACCCTACAAAGTATGAATACATGCGACAGAAGCTTCGTGAAGTGGGGCGTTTGTTGTTATGTCTGCGCACAGACTTCTCAGTACATAACCTGGAGGAGGCTGTTAAACCTGCTAACTTCCAGAGGGTTGTGCAAGCTGTAAAGAAAGTTTCTGGTTTTGATGAAGAAAAACACTCATATGGAACACCAAGCCTTGCATTGAAATTGGGGCACACATTGCACAAAGTTTGTGACATTATCCACTGTAGGGCCCTCATGGCAGAACATGAAGAACTGATCAAGTCCACTGACACATTCAAGAAGTTGTACTCCTCCAAGTGGTCTGAGATGGTGTCTCACAGTGCCTTGAACACACTGAGTGATGCAAAGTACAACAAGCCATCAACTTTACCCTTCACTGAGGATGTTCGCATTCTTCACCAGTACCTTGAGAAATCTGCAGAAAGTGCCTTTTGCAACTTAAAGGAGAAGGCCACGACTCAGAACTATGCACAACTTGCAAAAGTTACACTTGCACAAATCATTGTGTTCAATCGAAGACGAGCTGGGGAGGTTTCAAAAATGCGCCTCAAAAGTTTCCATGAAAGAGACAACACAAAGCTCCATGAAGATGTTGCCATGGGTTTGTCAAAGACTGAACAGAAGCTTTGCAACTATTTCAGCCGAATCGAAATCATGGGGAAAAGGGGCAGAAAGGTTGCAGTTCTGCTAACACCAAGGATGGTGGATGCTCTCTCACTACTGACCAGTCAAAGGACTGAGTGTGGTGTTTGTGCCACAAATATCTTCCTGTTTGCAAGACCTAAATCAATGACCCATTACAGAGGGCAGGACTGTTTGCGTGTTCATGCAAGCCAGTGTGGAGCAAAGCACCCTGAGCATCTCAGGTCGACACAACTAAGGAAACATGTTGCAACACTCTCTCAGGTCcttaatttgaaaaacaatgAACTTGATCAGGTCGCAGATTTCCTGGGACACGACATCCGTGTTCACCGCGACTTCTACAGATTACCAGTTCCCACAACACAGCTGGCCAAGATTTCTAAACTGCTTTTATCAATGGAGAAAGGACATCTTTCCAGCATGCAGGGAAAATCCCTGGATGAGATTGAAATAGAAG GTGAAATCGCATTAAGTGACACTGAGGCCAAAGACAGTGACAGTGAATCTGATGGCAGTGGCACAGAATTCACAGAGTGTGACACTAGTGAGGCTGTGGATGCTGCAACCGACTCTACAGCTACGGAGCAGGTCCATGATGCTGCAGATTTAG AAGCAGTGTCATCAGTGACGTCCACAGTGAATGAGACTGCCCCTCTCTCTGAAA GACAAGATGCTGGTCAAGACCATGAGTCCAGAAGAGTGCCAAAGAAAGTGTGGTCTAAGCCTGAGGTTGCTGCAGTTATGCGGCATTTCAGAGGTCACATTTGTAAAGGAAAACTGGCCACCAAAAATGAATGTAGTCATTGCAAGCTGGTAGAAGGCCCTGCATTAGCACAAAGAACAGTGCAAAATATAAGGGACTTTGTCAGAAACAGAGGaatagctgcaaagagacagtcACAGAAAGAGAAGCTATAA